One Pyrus communis chromosome 4, drPyrComm1.1, whole genome shotgun sequence genomic region harbors:
- the LOC137730639 gene encoding NDR1/HIN1-like protein 12, which yields MTRKLTQGSATHPLVWFAAIICTIVAIAMIIVSIVVFSGYMIVHPRVPFITVTSGHLDNFQNTEAGLLETEITIVVRAENDNTKAHASFSDTSFMLSFQGLNVARLVAYPFEVNKNSSVDFHYLVQSSSIPLSPELMDQVDISLKRDRIVFNLKGNLRARWRVGLLGSVKFWGHLNCQLKFHPSNGTYIRSPCSSRAK from the coding sequence ATGACAAGAAAATTAACCCAAGGATCAGCCACGCACCCTTTGGTTTGGTTTGCAGCCATAATCTGCACCATTGTAGCCATAGCTATGATCATTGTGAGCATCGTGGTGTTTTCCGGCTACATGATCGTCCATCCGAGGGTGCCTTTCATCACCGTCACCTCTGGTCATCTCGACAACTTTCAAAACACCGAGGCTGGTCTTCTTGAAACGGAGATCACCATTGTTGTGAGGGCAGAGAACGACAACACCAAAGCGCATGCAAGCTTTTCGGATACAAGCTTCATGCTGAGCTTCCAAGGGCTGAACGTTGCGAGGCTGGTGGCGTATCCGTTCGAAGTCAATAAAAATAGCTCGGTTGATTTCCATTACTTGGTGCAATCATCGTCAATTCCGCTGAGTCCGGAGCTGATGGATCAAGTGGACATTTCGTTGAAGCGGGACAGAATTGTTTTTAACTTGAAGGGGAATTTGAGGGCAAGGTGGAGAGTAGGGTTGCTTGGTTCAGTTAAGTTCTGGGGTCATTTGAATTGTCAGCTCAAGTTTCATCCTTCAAATGGAACTTACATACGCTCACCTTGCAGCTCAAGGGCAAAATAG